Genomic window (Dictyoglomus thermophilum H-6-12):
CGAATATTTCATTATTTTTTACTTGAAAAGAAACTTCATTTACCACTTTTACTTTTTTATTTCCTTTCCCAAAAGTTTTTTCCAAATTTTCCACCTTAAGTATAGTCTCATCTCTCATGGCAAGACCTCCTAATCTAAATTCACTTTAGTTTTTTTGAGAGCATGAATATATCCTTTTTTAAAAATAAGAGATAGAGCTCCTAAAGGATCCTTATGTGTATCATAGTAAATATTAGCCTCACATATTTCTTCCCTTTAAGCTTTCTACGTTTACTTTACCCTTTTTGCATATGACTTTCCTATTTACCCTACTTGAGAATGTTGATGAGATCTTGGTTTCAAAGTATTATTTTTTTTATATTTTTCAATTTTTTGTAATTTGAGTGTTTTTTGTGGAAAAATGTTTGTATATATGAATTATCTTTTTAGGAAGATTTATACTCCAGTTCCTTTATATTCTGGTACCTCTTATCCAAAGTTTATAGGCAATAATGAATAGAAATATACCTATAAAAGGAGAGATAAAAACTAATATATTGCTATTTTTTGGCCTTAAAAATATTTGAGAGGGGTAAAAAGCCACAAAAGCTATAGGAATTACAAAGCTGAAAATAAATCTAAAAAATGGATCAAATATGTCCGTTGGATATCTGGTATACTCTCTTAGTCTGAAGATAAAGTTTAATAATGGAGTAACGTTTAGCACCCAGAAAGCTACGGCAGATCCCATTACCATAAGGGATATCATAACCAGTGAGCTACTTATTAGTGAAATTATTAAAATAATAAATTTCAAAAGATTGAACTCTAAGTTTAGTTTTACCCATGCATAGGAGAGAGTAATTATGCCTATGACGAGTTGGCTCAAGCCCTTCATGTCAAAAACCTCTGCAAAATAAAAGAAGAATATATTAAGAGGTTTTAGATAATATTTTATAAAGTCACCTGAAATTAAATAAGAAGGTAAGTTCCAAAGATTATCAAAGAAAAGTTGCAAGGGAGATAAGGCAAGTAAAGAAAAACCATATATAAATAAAATCTCATAGTAACTCCATCCTAAAATATTTGGAATAGATTGAAAGATTACATATATGGATAGTAGTCCCAAAAGATTTGTAATTACCATACCAATAGTGCTAATAAAAAAGTCTACCCTATATTGCATCCTTCCTTTTATATCTTGAGCAATAAACCAAAAATATACCTTTATGTAGTACTTTAATCTGGATTTAACCACCATTTATCTTAATAAATCTCTCGGTTAGTTTGTAATATGTTCTACTTAAAGCTAAAAAGACAAAAAGCCAAAAGATTTGTACCACCAAAGAGTTTAAATAATCAAATATAGTAAGATTTTTATTGATTAAGATCTCTATGGGCATATGGTATATGGTTTTAAAAGGTAAAATTTCTAAGATTCTTCTTAGATTTTCTGGAAAAAGAGGAATAGGTATTATACCTCCTGAAAGAAATAATATTATGGAATCCTTTGTGACAGAGAGTCCCCAGATAGATTCGGTGAAAAAGGCAGTAACTCCTACAATAAAATCAATATTGAAATATATTAAGTATGAAATGATTATAGAGATCACAAAGAATACAAAATTAATACCCATGTTAATTGGCATTCTAAGAATAAACTTTAAGAGAACTAAAACTGGCAGAGTTATAGTTAGTAAATTCAGAATGACCCATGTTATTCTCTTAAAAAACATATAAATTTGAAAGTCTAAGGGCTTTGTCAAAATTATGGAGAGATTTCCACTTATCATAAGCTGAGATATATCCCAATCTACCCATGTTTGGAATAATCCAAAGATTGCAGTAGCTAAAGAAAGGTAGGTAAAAGTACTTTCAAAATTCATACTTAAATTTTCTTGTCCCAAGCTTTTATATATAGCCTTCCACAAAAAGAAAATCAGTAAAATATAAATATACTTCTCTAAGGCATTAAAAAATAGAGAAAACCTATAAACCATCCTTTCAAGGAGAAATCCTTTGGCTATATAAATGTACTTTTTCATTTCCTTGACTCCTCATAAATAAGCTTTATTACTTCTTCGGTCTGTATATCTTCTGTATGGATATCCTCTATAGGTATGAAGTTTGTAATGAACCTGAGTATTTCTAACAAATTTACATCTTGTTTTTTAAAACTTATGTCTAACCAATAAGATTTAATCGCACAGTCAGATATTACATCGTTAAATTTTTCCAATAGAAGTACTTTTATCTTATTGATCTCTTCTTCATTTACATCGTCTTTTATTCTTATTTTTGCCTTTCTATACATCTTGAATTTTTCCTTTAGATCTTCCAAAAGACCATCGTATATGATTTTCCCTTTATCTATTACAATAATACGAGGGCAAAGAGCTTCCACATCGTTCATATCATGGGTTGCGAGGAGGATGGTTGTATTTTTTCTTCTGTTTAGTTCTTTTATTAATTTCCTTACCTTATCCTTTATCAAGATATCAAGTCCTATAGTAGGTTCGTCTAAAAATACTACTTTGGGATTATGGAGAAAAGAGGCTAAGATGTCACAAAGTACTCGTTGGCCTAAGGACATTTGCCTTACAGGTTTTCTGTAAAGAGCTTCTATACCGATGATTTCCTCAAAAAGCTCTAAATTCTCTTTGAAAGTTCTTTCATCTATCTCATAAATCTCTTTCAATATTTTAAAAGATTCAATAAGGGGTAGTGACCACCAAAGTTGAGTTCTTTGACCAAAAACTACCCCAATATTTTTTTGCATTTTTTATCCTATCTTTATAAGGGATAACATTATTTATTAAAACTTCTCCACCATCTGGTTCTAAGACTCCTGTCATTATCTTAATTGTTGTAGATTTTCCAGCTCCGTTAGGTCCTAAGAAGCCTACTATCTCTCCTTCTTTTATTTCCATAGAAATTCCGTCTACAGCCTTTACATAGAAATAATCTTGAGAAAAAAGGTCTTTTACTGTACCCCAAAATCCCTCTCTTCTGTTTAATACTTTAAAATACTTCCTCAAATTATTTACTTTTATAACACTATCTACCATAGGCTTAGGTCCTTTCTTAATTTTTCCTCTTCAAGTTTTATAGGAATATAAGGGAAATAAGAGTTTTATTAAGAATAATAATCTTGTAAAATTGAACTTATAAAATAGAGATTTAAAAACAAAAAGAATAGCCTTAAACTTGTTGATCTTATGATTCATAAAACCAAAGGTAAAATATTTTCTTCCAATAATATCCTTTATCCTATTAATACATTCCTTCTTTCTTACTATTTTCTGGGAGCTTTTTATAAGGTTTTTATGAATAGAATTTAATTTTATCTGACCTAAACCTACAAAAGTAAATTTTTCTATAAATTTTCTGTTTTCCAAAACATCGTCAATTTTTACATCTCTCCTATCAAAGAAGTTATAGATATTATCGGAACCTTGGTAATAATAAAGATGATAATTGTCTATTAAACAGAAAGGATAATCGAGTATAACCCTATATACAAAATCTGAATCTTCACATACAAGTAAATCCTCATTAAACAATCCAACCTTTTCAATAACATCCCTTTCAATAACTAATGTATTAATATTGGTACAATAAGAACCACCTTTAAGAAACGATTCTTCATAGAAATTGTCTCCAAAGAAGATATACTTTCCCTCTATTTTAGGATTAAAAATGGAGATTGTTCTTTCTAATCTTGCACGTTCCTCTGATATTTCTGGATCAAAGACTCTTCTAACTTCCCCATCTTCTTTAACTGCTATCCATAATGCAAAAGAAACTTTTATGTCATAATTCTTTAAAACGTCGATGCTCTCTTCTAAATGTATCTCTGACCATTCATCATCTGAGTCCAAAAATGCTATATATTTCCCCTTAGAGTTTAATATGCCAAAATTTCTTGCTCCTGCTGGTCCTTTTTTTCTCTCGTTCTTTAAATATATTATGCGATCATCTAAAGAAATATATTTTTTAACTAAGCTTTCAGTATTATCAGTGCTTCTATCGTCTACAATTAAAAGCTCCCAATTTTTATAGGTCTGCCTTCTCACAGACTCTATAGCACGAGGAAGCAGTCTTTCTCTATTATATGTGGGAATGATAATACTAACTTCAGGGAACATGGTTAAAATAATTTAAATTTATGTAAAGGAAAAAAATCACTCTTTTAGAAATCCCCTCCCGTTTAAAATTCTCAAATAATAATTTTGTCCACCTTTTTAAAAAAGTTATTGCTTTTATTATATAAAAAAATTATAACTAAACACCATCTTTCAAGGCAGATTAGATGTTTGTTTGAGTGAAACATTCAATTTTTCTAATCTACGTGCTATTCTCTGTGAGTATTATCCTTATATCTATGTCTCCCTATATAGAGGACACTCTCTAATATTGTCTTGATATTATTCTTTAAAAGTAATTTTCTTCGCCAAATTTATTATCCTTTTTTGCTACAATTCCAAAACTTTTCTTTCAGGGTAAAGATCAGAATTAAATTTATAAGCTACGTTTCTTTCTTATTTAGAATTAATATCTTGGCTTTTTTGTTATAATCAAAGCCTATAAGGACATTTTAGTTATACAGTTCACTCTTTTTAATTTAAATTTTTCTTTTTGCTAAGATTACTGTTTGTTCGTTTTACTCTTAAGCTCAGGAAAACCATTAGCTGATGGGAAAATACCTATATCCTAAAATAGTAGATGTATTAATATCTTGTTTTATAGTAATTAATTTGATTCTATCTTTGTTTAAATATCTACCGTTGTATACCAAGGAAGATCTCTTAAATTTCTGATTGTGCCATCAAGATCTGTGACAATTACTATTTAGAATTTTCTCAATGTGGTCTCTAAAAAGTTGATTTGTTTGAGGACAATTTTTGATGTTTGTTCCTAAAAGACATTCTTCCTTGCAGATATCTGACAGATTGGTAATTATGTTTTTATAATAAACTTCAAACAAATCTTGTTGGCATCAAGGGGATTTACTCTCTTATTTGTCTGTTCTTCTGTAGATTTTATAATATAAATTGTAAGTCTTATTTATTTGTTTCCTCAAATAAAGATAAAATGTTTTGAGAACTTAAGAATTCCCTTATCCTTCTATTGGCAAGGTTCACGTATACCTTATTTATCTCATATCCAATATAAAACCTTTTAGCTTTTAAAGCTGCAATTGCTGTTTGTCCACTACCCATAAATGGGTCTAAAACCACTTCACCCTCAAAAGTATAGAGCTGAATACAACGATAGGGGAGTTCTATTGGAAAAGGAGCTGGATGACCAATTTTTTTAGCTGATTCTGCAGGAAATGTCCAAACACTTTTTGTAAATTCAAGAAATTCTTCTTTGGTGATTGTGCTTTTTCTATTTCGGAGATTTTTTCTAGTAAATGTATCCTTAGAAAAGACTAAAATATATTCATGAATATCTCTTAAGGTAGGGTTTGCTGGTGATAACCAACTTCCCCAAGCAGTCGATGGACTGGCGCTAGAGGCTTTATTCCATATAATTTCTCCTCTCATAAGAAAACCTATTTCTAGCATATCTTCAATAATGTAACAATGTAATGGAATATAGGGTTTTCTTCCTAAATTGGCTATATTTATACAAACTCTCCCGCCGGGTACTAATACGCGATAGACTTCTTTCCATACTCGCTTTAGAAATTCTCTATATTCTTTTAAGGTAAGATTTTCATCATATTCCTTACCTACATTATAAGGAGGAGAGGTAACCATAAGATGAATGCTATTATCAGGTATTTCCTCCATTTTTTCACTACTTTTACAAAATATCTGGTTTAGAGCTTCTTTAGGGATCTCTGATTCTTGGTGTTTGACCTTTTTTTCTTTAGGAAGATCTTTGTATAAATTACTTGAATAAAAAAGAGTTGAGTCATGGTTAATTCTTCCAGGAGCACCAAAAGAACTTGTTTTAGTTCCTCTTTTGTATTTTTTATCTTTCATTTTCGTCCCTCAATAACTTTAAAAACATTTCTGCCTTTTTCTCATAAGTAGGTTCAAGATTAGCTATTTCTATAATTTTTCCTAATTCTTTCTTAGTTTTCATCCCAGAAAAGAATTCTTGTTCTTCAGAAATGAGATTAATTAACTCCTGTTTCATTTCCTCATAAGAATCAAATCTTAAAAACCCTCTCCCAGGTGTTGATTTAATGTTGTTCTTATGAATAGGATCATCTAAGGGTTGCGGATTAGTGGAGTAAAAGCCTTGAATGACACCAGTCTTTTTCAAATGATCAACTTTTTCATAATAACTATCCGTTATCGGAGTATTACCTAAAATAACAATGGGAATTTGGGCTGATTTAAAACTAGAAACCCGAATGTTTATGCTTTTTCCAATGGCTTTTAATATTGTATCTGATCTCAATAGTCCAGGATTACCTTGATGAGTTGTATAATCTCCTATACTTTTTAACTCTCCAGTAGAAGGATTATACTCCCAATTCCATACGATGGACATTTTTACCTCTATTATCATTAAAATGTTTTCGGGTTTCTGATGCTGATCTCTTGTCTTACATATTGCTACATCCGCTGGGGATTTTGCTGACAATCCTATATCTTCACAAATTACACCTTGTACCGTAAACGCTCCTAATTCTTCTGCTGTTTCTTCTAAGAGTTCTTTAGTCCATTTTTCTGTAAAACTTCCAATAAAAGCGTTTCTACTTTGAAGTGTGGCTTTAATCCCTTTATAATTTTTAGGCCAATAGGCTATATATCTACCATCCTCAGTTATATAAAAAAGTTGTTCAGGAACAGCAACTTTTAGTGTTTTTGTAAAAAATTCTTTTTCTATATTCTTACTCCAAAGCCGTGATATGTTTATCACCTTGATTCTCCTTTTACGGTTAATTTTTTCTGTTTCTTTAATTCATCCCCACAATATTGAACTTTCTAACTCTCTACTAGCTGGCTATTTTAAGTCCGCAGGGCTTTAGCTTTCCTAAGCATCTCGTAAAGAGCATAATTGATTATTTTCAAGCATTTTAAAACTTCTTAAAGCGTCAGAAGGTCCTTAATTTGTTCATCTTGTTCTGTAAAAATTACCTGTTTTTATATCCAATAGTATATGAAAGTATATTAATTCTCTCAATAAAAATCAAGTAGAAGAACCACATAGGTATGGAGATAGGTACCAGTATGAGGAATATAGGAATAATAATGAAGATAAGAAGATAAAAAGAATTGAGGCTGTATCCCTTCTCCTTAATCTTTTCCAATTACCAAGAATTTATCAACAAGGAGCAGGGTTTTTCCCTGCTCCTTGAAATTTTTCATAAAAAGCCGAGTTCTTAGGTAATCCACATAAGATTAATTTTGCGTTTATTCTATACTTATCCATGGTTCTTTTTTACTCTTCAAGAAAATTTGAAGCCTGATAAATCTAATAATGCTTATAATAAGAATTATGATCGAACCTATTCTATAAACAGTTTGAATGTTAAATATGGTTAGCAATTTTTGGCTTATGAGTAATGAGATCACACTACCCAAGGTAGAGGCTAATATGTAAAAAGAAAATATCTTTCCTCTCACTTCAGAGAGAACATTTGCCATTATGGCACTCATGAAGCCTATTTGTAAAAGAGCGTTGGCTATACCATTTAAAAGGAAAATTATTAAACCTAAAAGAATATTATTAGCAAAGGAAAACATAGTCAAAAAAATTCCAATAGCTATTAGCCCCGTGAAATACAATTTATAACTTGGAATTTTCATATTTAAATTCCCCAAAATAAAAGAACCTATTAAGGCTCCTATACTTCCTGCAGAAAGTAAATAACCATACATGACTTCAGAACTATGAAGAGCTTCTTTAGTAAAAACCACAAGTAGGCTATTTATAGTACCACCTGCTAAAAGTAACAAAAATTCAGTAACAAGTATATAATTTACATACTTTCCTTCATTTACAAGAAATTTTATAGCCTCTTTTGTATCATTATAAAAAGATGATATCACAGAGTTGATTTTAACTTTCTTCTCAACTGCCTCTTCCTCTGAGATGAAGGTTATTGATAATAAAAATGCGTTTATAAAAAAGGTAATAGAATCAATGATAAAAGCAGGGATCAAGCCCCAGAATTTCACTATAATTGCACCTAAAGATGGCCCTAAAACGTCTACTAAATTCTCACTGAAATTGTTTAGCGAATTTGCTG
Coding sequences:
- a CDS encoding ABC transporter permease, which gives rise to MVVKSRLKYYIKVYFWFIAQDIKGRMQYRVDFFISTIGMVITNLLGLLSIYVIFQSIPNILGWSYYEILFIYGFSLLALSPLQLFFDNLWNLPSYLISGDFIKYYLKPLNIFFFYFAEVFDMKGLSQLVIGIITLSYAWVKLNLEFNLLKFIILIISLISSSLVMISLMVMGSAVAFWVLNVTPLLNFIFRLREYTRYPTDIFDPFFRFIFSFVIPIAFVAFYPSQIFLRPKNSNILVFISPFIGIFLFIIAYKLWIRGTRI
- a CDS encoding ABC transporter permease, which gives rise to MKKYIYIAKGFLLERMVYRFSLFFNALEKYIYILLIFFLWKAIYKSLGQENLSMNFESTFTYLSLATAIFGLFQTWVDWDISQLMISGNLSIILTKPLDFQIYMFFKRITWVILNLLTITLPVLVLLKFILRMPINMGINFVFFVISIIISYLIYFNIDFIVGVTAFFTESIWGLSVTKDSIILFLSGGIIPIPLFPENLRRILEILPFKTIYHMPIEILINKNLTIFDYLNSLVVQIFWLFVFLALSRTYYKLTERFIKINGG
- a CDS encoding AAA family ATPase; translated protein: MSLGQRVLCDILASFLHNPKVVFLDEPTIGLDILIKDKVRKLIKELNRRKNTTILLATHDMNDVEALCPRIIVIDKGKIIYDGLLEDLKEKFKMYRKAKIRIKDDVNEEEINKIKVLLLEKFNDVISDCAIKSYWLDISFKKQDVNLLEILRFITNFIPIEDIHTEDIQTEEVIKLIYEESRK
- a CDS encoding glycosyltransferase, encoding MFPEVSIIIPTYNRERLLPRAIESVRRQTYKNWELLIVDDRSTDNTESLVKKYISLDDRIIYLKNERKKGPAGARNFGILNSKGKYIAFLDSDDEWSEIHLEESIDVLKNYDIKVSFALWIAVKEDGEVRRVFDPEISEERARLERTISIFNPKIEGKYIFFGDNFYEESFLKGGSYCTNINTLVIERDVIEKVGLFNEDLLVCEDSDFVYRVILDYPFCLIDNYHLYYYQGSDNIYNFFDRRDVKIDDVLENRKFIEKFTFVGLGQIKLNSIHKNLIKSSQKIVRKKECINRIKDIIGRKYFTFGFMNHKINKFKAILFVFKSLFYKFNFTRLLFLIKLLFPLYSYKT
- a CDS encoding DNA-methyltransferase, giving the protein MKDKKYKRGTKTSSFGAPGRINHDSTLFYSSNLYKDLPKEKKVKHQESEIPKEALNQIFCKSSEKMEEIPDNSIHLMVTSPPYNVGKEYDENLTLKEYREFLKRVWKEVYRVLVPGGRVCINIANLGRKPYIPLHCYIIEDMLEIGFLMRGEIIWNKASSASPSTAWGSWLSPANPTLRDIHEYILVFSKDTFTRKNLRNRKSTITKEEFLEFTKSVWTFPAESAKKIGHPAPFPIELPYRCIQLYTFEGEVVLDPFMGSGQTAIAALKAKRFYIGYEINKVYVNLANRRIREFLSSQNILSLFEETNK
- a CDS encoding MFS transporter; translated protein: MRNFKLFRFVEFLRENPSFFKVWLGYSQSTIGSTFTMIARTVLFYQLTNSPSAVAIFSIFSMLPSILMSPIAGWLSDFISRKKILIFSQAVNGFLVLGYIIAKDPVVFYILVFLQGILGVFFSTSFYSVIPQTVKNKDDIVTANSLNNFSENLVDVLGPSLGAIIVKFWGLIPAFIIDSITFFINAFLLSITFISEEEAVEKKVKINSVISSFYNDTKEAIKFLVNEGKYVNYILVTEFLLLLAGGTINSLLVVFTKEALHSSEVMYGYLLSAGSIGALIGSFILGNLNMKIPSYKLYFTGLIAIGIFLTMFSFANNILLGLIIFLLNGIANALLQIGFMSAIMANVLSEVRGKIFSFYILASTLGSVISLLISQKLLTIFNIQTVYRIGSIIILIISIIRFIRLQIFLKSKKEPWISIE